In Mastacembelus armatus chromosome 22, fMasArm1.2, whole genome shotgun sequence, a genomic segment contains:
- the ezra gene encoding ezrin a — protein sequence MPKTVNVRVTTMDAELEFSFHPNTTGKQLFDQVARTIGLREIWYFGLQFVDGKGFVTWLNSEKKVMAQDVRKENPLLFKLRVKYYPEDVTEELIQDVTRRLFFLQVKDDILAEEIYCPPESAVLLASYSIQAKYGEFDKSVHQAGYLSSERLLPKRVLEQHKLSKEQWEERIQVWHEEHRLMLKEEAMIEYLKITQDLEMYGVNYFEIKNKKGTELWLGVDALGLNIYEKDDRLTPKIGFPWSEIRNISFNDKKFIIKPIDKKAPDFLFYAPRLRVNKRILQLCMGNHELYMRRRKTDSIEVQQMKAQAKEERQQKKMERDQLESEKKKREAIEKEKEQMEREKQELMMKLSQFEETTKRAERELQEQLDRAVRLEEERRKVEQEAARLETERMEAIIAKEELARQAEDQIKTQEQLATELTEYSAKIALLEEAKRIKEEEAESWHCKAREVEESLMKTKEELQTVMTSANSAPAAASSSSSDSESDHEHSEENSTYSAELQTQGINDDRQEEERITEAEKNERLQRQLMALSSELEQARDENKKTQNDLLHAENVRVGRDKYKTLRQIRQGNTKQRIDEFEAL from the exons ATGCCGAAAACA GTTAATGTTCGCGTCACCACAATGGACGCGGAGCTGGAGTTTTCCTTCCACCCCAACACCACAGGGAAGCAGCTCTTTGACCAG GTTGCCAGGACCATCGGGCTGCGTGAGATTTGGTACTTCGGGCTGCAGTTTGTTGACGGCAAAGGATTCGTCACATGGTTGAACTCTGAAAAGAAG GTCATGGCCCAGGATGTGAGGAAGGAGAATCCCCTGCTGTTCAAACTGCGAGTCAAGTATTACCCAGAGGACGTGACCGAGGAGCTGATCCAGGACGTCACCCGGAGGCTCTTCTTCCTGCAGGTGAAGGATGACATTCTGGCCGAGGAGATCTACTGTCCTCCGGAGTCTGCTGTGCTGCTGGCCTCCTACTCCATCCAGGCAAAGTATGGAGAGTTTGACAAGTCAGTGCATCAAGCAGGATATCTGTCCTCTGAGCGTCTGCTGCCCAAGAG AGTGCTGGAACAACACAAGCTGTCCAAGGAGCAGTGGGAAGAGAGAATCCAGGTTTGGCACGAAGAACACAGATTGATGCTGAA GGAAGAGGCCATGATCGAGTACCTGAAGATCACTCAGGACCTGGAGATGTACGGCGTCAACTACTTTGAGATCAAGAACAAGAAGGGCACAGAGTTGTGGTTGGGAGTCGACGCCCTGGGGCTAAACATCTATGAGAAAGATGACAG GCTGACTCCAAAGATCGGGTTTCCCTGGAGTGAAATTAGAAACATTTCTTTCAATGATAAGAAATTTATCATCAAGCCCATAGACAAGAAAGCTCCT GATTTCTTATTCTACGCCCCACGGCTGCGAGTCAACAAGCGCATCCTGCAGCTGTGCATGGGCAACCACGAGCTGTACATGCGCCGCCGAAAAACCGACAGCATCGAGGTTCAGCAGATGAAGGCTCAGGCCAAAGAGGAGAggcagcagaagaagatggagag ggatcagctggagagcgagaagaagaagagggaggccatcgagaaggagaaggagcagatggagagagaaaaacaggagctGATGATGAAGCTCAGCCAGTTTGAAGAGACGACCAAGAGAGCAGAACGAG AGCTTCAGGAGCAGCTGGATCGGGCCGtgaggctggaggaggagaggaggaaagtggAGCAGGAGGCGGCTCGGCTGGAAACTGAGAGGATGGAGGCCATAATAGCCAAGGAGGAGCTGGCCAGGCAGGCTGAGGACCAGATAAAGACCCAGGAGCAGCTG GCTACAGAGCTAACAGAGTACAGTGCCAAGATCGCTCTGCTGGAGGAGGCCAAGAGAATCAAGGAGGAagaggctgagtcatggcaCTGCAAG GCCAGGGAAGTGGAGGAGAGCCTGATGAAGACAAAGGAGGAGCTGCAAACTGTGATGACTTCTGCTAActcagctcctgcagctgcttcctcctcctcctcggaCAGCGAGAGCGACCACGAGCACAGCGAAGAGAACAGCACCTACAGCGCCGAGCTGCAGACTCAGGGCATCAACGACGACCGCCAGGAGGAGGAGCGGATCACCGAGGCCGAGAAGAACGAGCGCCTGCAGAGACAGCTGATG
- the nenf gene encoding neudesin: protein MATAQLYVLCAVLCATLAEDLKLKSKAATKPVRLFTEEELKRYDGSEEGQPIYMAVKGVVFDVTKGREFYGKDAPYNALVGKDSTRAVAKMSLDPADLTSDTTGLTEEQLKSLDSIFEGTYKTKYPIVGYTASRILNEDGSPNRDFKPEDQPHFQIKDEF from the exons atggcaacagctcAACTTTATGTCCTGTGTGCAGTTCTTTGCGCGACTTTAGCGGAAGACCTTAAATTAAAATCCAAAGCAGCTACTAAACCTGTCCGACTGTTCActgaggaggagctgaagagaTACGACGGCAGCGAG GAGGGGCAGCCTATTTACATGGCAGTAAAAGGAGTGGTGTTCGATGTTACCAAAGGAAGAG AGTTTTATGGTAAAGATGCACCATACAACGCCCTGGTGGGTAAGGACTCCACCCGAGCTGTGGCCAAGATGTCCCTGGACCCAGCAGACCTGACATCAGATACT ACGGGCCTCACTGAAGAGCAGCTGAAGTCTTTAGATAGTATATTTGAAGGCACATACAAAACAAAGTACCCCATTGTGGGTTACACAGCATCACGAATCCTCAACGAGGACGGAAGTCCCAACAGAGACTTCAAACCAGAGGACCAGCCTCATTTTCAGATCAAAGATGAGTTTTAG